A section of the Megalobrama amblycephala isolate DHTTF-2021 unplaced genomic scaffold, ASM1881202v1 scaffold431, whole genome shotgun sequence genome encodes:
- the LOC125261560 gene encoding hydroperoxide isomerase ALOXE3-like, translating into MLRAHPKLSITTLPMLTAEVHFSFTKETEFCFTAVMQLADLKLQGLADSRRLWTSFSELARILKIRNKTFEYIQEHWDEDEFFGYQFLNGLNPMMIQRCSKLPDNFPVTDDMVKDSLRGSSLKQEMKKGNIFLSDYKILDELVGNIISGRQQYLTAPLVLLYCNPHGMMLPIAIQLKQKPSKENPIFLPTDSKTDWILAKIFVRNAEFGVHEVDFHLLRTHLLAEVFTVATLRNLPSPHPLYKLLFPHIRYTLQINIMARNQLISKDGAITMYAGVGGESLAKLLKRATASLTYSALCLPENISERGLENVPYYYYRDDGMKLWNIINKFVAAFLSHYYQCDADVQKDTELQDWISEIFTNGFLGRDGSGIPTSFQTVTELVKFVTMVIFTASAQHSAVNNGQFDFGGWMPNYPTALRKPPPKEKGQTPEHMILETLPDVSTTVNGTAVLRLLSKDSADHYPLGHFPENLHDEDIPCKLIEEFQKDLRELSDLIEERNMKLELPYTYLNPKNVDNSVAI; encoded by the exons GTTAGCTGATCTGAAGCTACAGGGATTGGCTGACAGCAGAAGATTGTGGACAAGCTTCAGTGAACTGGCCAGAATCCTTAAAATCAGAAACAAAACCTTTG AATACATTCAGGAGCACTGGGATGAGGATGAGTTCTTTGGCTACCAGTTTCTGAATGGCCTCAATCCCATGATGATCCAGCGCTGCTCAAAGCTGCCCGATAATTTCCCCGTCACAGATGACATGGTCAAAGACTCCCTAAGAGGGAGCAGCTTGAAGCAGGAAATGAAG AAAGGGAACATCTTCCTGTCTGACTACAAGATATTGGATGAGCTGGTGGGAAATATAATCAGTGGCAGGCAGCAGTATCTCACGGCTCCCCTGGTCCTGCTGTACTGTAATCCCCATGGCATGATGCTGCCCATCGCCATACAG TTAAAGCAAAAGCCCAGCAAAGAGAATCCGATCTTCCTCCCAACGGATTCAAAGACCGATTGGATACTGGCCAAGATCTTCGTCCGAAATGCAGAGTTTGGCGTTCACGAGGTCGACTTTCACCTGCTGAGAACTCACCTGCTGGCAGAGGTGTTCACTGTGGCGACATTGCGCAATCTTCCCTCTCCACACCCTCTCTACAAG CTCCTCTTTCCCCATATCCGATACACGCTCCAGATCAACATCATGGCCCGGAATCAGCTGATATCCAAGGATGGGGCCATTACCATG TATGCAGGAGTAGGTGGAGAGTCATTGGCAAAGTTGCTGAAGCGTGCTACTGCCTCCTTGACCTACAGCGCCCTCTGTCTTCCTGAGAACATCTCTGAGAGAGGCCTGGAGAATGTACCCTACTACTACTACAGAGATGATGGGATGAAACTGTGGAACATCATCAACAA GTTTGTTGCAGCTTTCTTGTCACACTACTATCAATGTGATGCAGACGTGCAGAAGGACACAGAGCTGCAGGATTGGATCAGTGAGATATTCACCAATGGCTTCCTGGGAAGAGATGGCTCAG GAATACCAACTTCTTTTCAGACTGTGACAGAGCTTGTCAAGTTTGTCACCATGGTGATCTTCACTGCATCAGCCCAACATTCCGCTGTAAACAATGGACAG TTTGACTTTGGCGGCTGGATGCCTAACTACCCCACTGCCCTCAGAAAGCCCCCTCCCAAGGAGAAAGGCCAGACCCCTGAGCACATGATCCTGGAGACCCTTCCTGATGTGAGCACGACGGTGAATGGGACGGCTGTCCTGAGACTGCTGAGCAAGGATTCTGCAGACCAT TACCCTCTGGGTCATTTCCCAGAAAATCTGCATGATGAAGACATCCCCTGCAAGCTCATTGAAGAGTTTCAAAAGGATCTGAGGGAGTTGTCAGATCTCATCGAGGAGCGGAACATGAAGTTGGAGCTTCCCTACACCTATCTGAACCCCAAAAATGTGGACAACAGTGTAGCCATTTGA